A single region of the Tachyglossus aculeatus isolate mTacAcu1 chromosome X1, mTacAcu1.pri, whole genome shotgun sequence genome encodes:
- the LOC119950412 gene encoding 2',5'-phosphodiesterase 12-like, whose amino-acid sequence MERAVVRCVPSEAKLSLSFSLADGRQKQMQRSQSEPLGRALGRIAIDALKGHAKAAAAKKGKKPRPDGGGGILGAEEGPGSAAAADAASAGGPLVRLYYREEAVGDDVLNADAWQDGAVLQIGDVKYKVERNPPAFTDLQLPRYLMAGFPVCPKLGLEFAEPAASLFRWFKEAGPGAAGGGDGGSGAANAASSTEPSSSSSSSSSSTSSSSSSSSSSSSSAGPGWVEAGVSELVYTPSNADVGLRLKLRCTPGNGQRFGPSRELESHSPVEAGPGTCTFDQRHLYTKKVAGDALIRTVSYNILADTYAQTELSRTVLYPYCAPYALELDYRQNLIQKELTGYSADLICLQEVDRPVFSDSLVPALEAFGLEGLFKIKEKQHEGLATFYRKAKFSLLGRHDIAINQALLSDPLHRDLLEKLSPYPLVREKVLQRSSVLQVSILQSTKDSSKKICVANTHLYWHPKGGNIRLIQVAVALSHIKYVTCDLYPGVPVVFCGDFNSTPSTGTYSFVNSGGIAEDHEDWASNGEEERCNMALTHPFKLKSACGEPAYTNYVGGFHGCLDYVFIDSDALEVEQVIPLPTHEEVTTHQALPSVSHPSDHIALICDLKWK is encoded by the exons ATGGAGCGGGCCGTGGTGCGCTGCGTGCCGTCGGAGGCGAAGCTGAGCCTGTCGTTCTCGCTGGCGGACGGGCGGCAGAAGCAGATGCAGCGGAGCCAGAGCGAGCCGCTGGGCCGGGCGCTGGGCCGCATCGCCATCGACGCGCTCAAGGGCCACGCCAAGGCGGCGGCCGCCAAGAAGGGCAAGAAGCCGCGGCCCGACGGCGGCGGGGGCATCCTCGGCGCGGAGGAGGGGCCgggctcggcggcggcggcggacgcGGCCTCGGCCGGGGGCCCGCTGGTGCGGCTCTACTACCGGGAGGAGGCGGTGGGCGACGACGTGCTGAACGCGGACGCCTGGCAGGACGGCGCGGTCCTGCAGATCGGCGACGTGAAGTACAAGGTGGAGCGCAACCCGCCCGCCTTCACCGACCTGCAGCTGCCGCGCTACCTGATGGCCGGCTTCCCCGTCTGCCCCAAGCTGGGGCTGGAGTTCGCCGAGCCCGCCGCCTCGCTGTTCCGCTGGTTCAaggaggccgggccgggggccgcgggCGGGGGCGACGGCGGGAGCGGGGCCGCTAACGCCGCCTCCTCCACGgagccctcctcgtcctcctcctcctcgtcctcttcgacctcctcctcctcctcctcgtcgtcgtcgtcgtcgtcgtcggccGGCCCCGGCTGGGTGGAGGCCGGGGTGTCGGAGCTCGTGTACACCCCGTCCAACGCGGACGTGGGGCTGCGGCTGAAACTGCGCTGCACCCCGGGCAACGGGCAGCGCTTCGGGCCCAGCCGCGAGCTGGAGAGCCACAGCCCCGTGGAGGCCGGGCCCGGCACCTGCACCTTCGACCAGAGGCACCTGTACACCAAGAAGGTGGCCGGCGACGCCCTCATCCGCACCGTCTCCTACAACATCCTGGCCGACACCTACGCGCAAACCGAACTGTCCCGCACCGTCCTCTACCCGTACTGTGCCCCCTACGCGCTGGAGCTCGACTACCGCCAGAACCTCATCCAGAAGGAGCTCACCGGCTACAGCGCCGACCTCATCTGCCTGCAGGAGGTGGACCGGCCCGTCTTCTCCGACAGCCTGGTGCCCGCCCTGGAGGCCTTCGGCCTGGAGGGCCTCTTCAagatcaaggagaagcagcacgagGGCCTGGCCACCTTCTACCGCAAGGCCAAGTTCAGCCTCCTCGGCCGGCACGACATCGCCATCAACCAGGCCCTGCTGTCCGACCCTCTGCACAGGGACCTGCTGGAGAAGCTCTCCCCGTACCCGCTGGTGCGGGAAAAAGTGCTCCAGAGGTCCTCCGTCCTGCAG GTCTCCATCTTGCAGTCGACCAAGGACTCTTCAAAAAAGATCTGCGTGGCCAACACCCACCTGTACTGGCACccgaaag GCGGGAACATCCGTCTCATTCAGGTGGCCGTAGCCCTGTCTCACATCAAGTATGTGACGTGCGACCTGTACCCGGGCGTGCCCGTGGTATTCTGTGGGGATTTCAATAGTACTCCGTCGACGGGCACGTACAGTTTCGTCAACAGCGGCGGTATCGCGGAGGACCACGAAGACTGGGCTTCGAACGGCGAAGAGGAGCGGTGCAACATGGCCCTGACCCACCCCTTCAAACTGAAGAGCGCGTGCGGCGAGCCCGCCTACACCAATTACGTCGGCGGGTTTCACGGGTGCCTGGATTACGTCTTCATCGACTCGGATGCTTTAGAGGTCGAGCAGGTGATTCCCCTGCCGACCCACGAAGAGGTCACCACCCATCAGGCCTTGCCGAGCGTTTCGCATCCCTCTGACCACATAGCCTTGATATGTGATTTGAAGTGGAAGTAG